In the genome of Oscillospiraceae bacterium, the window TTCCATAAAAAATATAGGAAAAGAGTAGAACTCCTTTCCTATATCAATTTTAAAAATTAGCTTCAACCGCTTATGTTTTTTCCTTTTCTGCGGTCTGTGCCTTTTTCGACAGTCTGTTTTTTATTTGTTTTTGCTCAATTCGTTTATAAGGTCAATAAAGCCGCCGTCGTCAATTCCCATTTCTCCGTCAGCTTCATTCTCTTCGCTGGGTGTTTCAATGTTCAAAGCCTTTGCATTGGGATTAAACATATTATTGATATTTCCCTCAAAGCCTGTAGCAATAACAGTTACGCACATTTCATCGGTAAAGCTTTCGTCAAAGGAAGTACCCCAGATAATGTTTGCATTATCGTGAGCCGCTTCGTAGATAAGTCCGGAAGCTGTTTCGATTTCATCAAGAGTAATATCGGGAGATGCAGTGATGTTGATAATAACACCCTTTGCACCGTTGATTGAGCTTTCAAGCAAGGGAGATGACATAGCAATTTTTGCAGCAGCCTCTGCCTTGTCTTTTCCTGCAGCCTTACCTACGCCCATATGAGCATAGCCTGCATCTGTCATAACAGCGGAAATATCAGCAAAGTCAAGGTTTACTATACCGGGCTTCATAATAAGGTCGGAAATACCTTGAACGCCCTGACGCAAAACATCGTCTGCAATTATAAATGCGTTCTGGAAGGTTATCTTCTGTTCAGAAACGAATTTCAATCTTTCATTGGGGATAACTACAAGAGAGTCAACTCTTGCCTTGAGGGTTTCAATACCGGTGGTTGCCTTGCTCATACGGCTTTTGCCTTCAAAGGTAAAGGGCTTTGTTACTATACCTACTGTAAGTATACCCATTTCCTTTGCAATTTCAGCAACAACGGGAGCTGCTCCTGTTCCTGTGCCGCCGCCCATACCGGCAGTTATAAATACCATATCGGCATTTCTTAAAGCATCGGCAATAGCCTCTCTGCTCTCTTCGGCTGCACGCTTACCCTTTTCAGGATCTGCACCTGCGCCCTGACCTTTTGTAAGTTTTTCTCCTATTTGAATTTTATTAGAAGCTCTGGAACGGAACAAAGCCTGAATATCTGTATTGATAGATATAAATTCAACGCCCTCAATACCCGCTTCAATCATACGGTCAATAGCGTTATTTCCTGCTCCTCCGACACCTATAACTTTAATAAGCACTGCTTCATCACTTGTGGGTGCTAAACGAACCGGCATATTAAAAATCCTCCTTATATAAACTTCCTTATTTTTCACAAATATACTATTATATTTTATAACAAGATATTGTATTTTGCAAGTGTTTTTTAAAAAAATTTCCACAAAATTTATGTTTATTATTCAGATATTTCCGAAGAAACGTTTTCCTCAGGTAAATCAGAGGAAATTTCCTCGTTTTCATCGCTTGGAAGCGCATCTGTTATAAGAAGACCTCTCTCGGTCAAATATTTTGACTGCGGTATATCTCCGCTGTATGTAGCTTTATTTGACACGGTTTCAGTAAGGTCCATAAGGGCAAACTGAGGTTTTGGATTTCTGTCCATTATATATCTGAAAAACTCAAATTTACGTGTCAAATTTTCATTCGTGCCTAAATTTACAACGATACAGCCCTCATATTCAAAAGCAAGTCTGCTTGCTCTTCCTATGTTGAGCATAGTTACTTTTTCGGTAATTCCGAAGCTTTCAAACTGCTCCATAAGTGCCAAATACATTT includes:
- the ftsZ gene encoding cell division protein FtsZ, translated to MPVRLAPTSDEAVLIKVIGVGGAGNNAIDRMIEAGIEGVEFISINTDIQALFRSRASNKIQIGEKLTKGQGAGADPEKGKRAAEESREAIADALRNADMVFITAGMGGGTGTGAAPVVAEIAKEMGILTVGIVTKPFTFEGKSRMSKATTGIETLKARVDSLVVIPNERLKFVSEQKITFQNAFIIADDVLRQGVQGISDLIMKPGIVNLDFADISAVMTDAGYAHMGVGKAAGKDKAEAAAKIAMSSPLLESSINGAKGVIINITASPDITLDEIETASGLIYEAAHDNANIIWGTSFDESFTDEMCVTVIATGFEGNINNMFNPNAKALNIETPSEENEADGEMGIDDGGFIDLINELSKNK